From the Limanda limanda chromosome 2, fLimLim1.1, whole genome shotgun sequence genome, one window contains:
- the ttyh3b gene encoding protein tweety homolog 3 isoform X2, with product MAAVVNYSPPWWVNLLHRLPHFNIEFQTVSSDFRPEDSEYQKSVLLLGAVALLCLGLDLLFLLFYSFWLCCRRRKSDESSHSHSHSQQQPSADCCCTAWCVIIATLVCSAGIAVGFYGNGESSDGANRLAYSLRHANRTVSGVEKLVSDSALALNQTVEENLVQLETAFQDQTDYVSIVQKLQGQLDELVRLMVDVPFWSNTDVSLEDLARKTEAFDFYRWMGYLGLLLFDVLICLLVLFGLIRNSRGTLIGVCLLGVLTLIISWGSLGMELAVAASASDFCASPDTYITRVTKENAVINQDILQYYLRCSPGQINPFQQRLSGSHKALVEMQDDVAELLRSATRDYANTKGSLEQIQSVLNSTEVGLHQLTALVDCRSLHMDYVQALTGLCYDGVEGVIYLVLFSFVTALMFSSIVCSVPHTWPGKRSQNANFQNPRCENTPLIGRESPPPSYTSSMRAKYLATNRPDQNRRSVPNDHLDPASRPHPAARPQSSVH from the exons ATGGCGGCCGTGGTGAACTACTCTCCTCCGTGGTGGGTGAACCTGCTTCACCGGCTGCCACATTTCAACATCGAGTTCCAGACGGTGAGCAGTGACTTCAGGCCCGAGGACTCCGAGTATCAAAAG TCCGTCTTGCTGCTCGGCGCCGTGGCCTTGCTGTGTTTGGGCCTGgacctcctctttctcctgttCTACTCTTTCTGGCTCTGCTGCCGGAGACGCAAGAGTGATGAATCCTCTCACTCCCATTCCCActcgcagcagcagccgagcgctgactgctgctgcacggCCTGGTGCGTCATCATCGCCACACTTGTCTGCAG CGCTGGCATCGCCGTGGGCTTCTACGGGAATGGAGAGTCGAGCGATGGAGCCAATCGTTTGGCGTACTCCCTCCGTCACGCCAACCGCACTGTGTCGGGGGTGGAGAAGCTG GTGTCTGACAGCGCCCTAGCCTTAAACCAGACCGTGGAGGAGAACCTGGTCCAGTTGGAGACGGCCTTCCAGGACCAGACCGACTACGTGTCCATCGTCCAGAAGCTGCAGGGCCAGCTGGATGAGCTGGTGAGGCTGATGGTGGACGTTCCCTTCTGGTCCAACACCGATGTGTCACTGGAGGACTTGGCCCGCAAGACTGAGGCTTTTGACTTTTACAG GTGGATGGGATACCTGGgcctgctgctgtttgatgtTCTCATCTGTCTCCTGGTGCTCTTCGGCTTGATTCGTAACTCCAGAGGAACTCTCATCGG AGTGTGTCTGCTGGGGGTTCTGACTCTGATCATCAGCTGGGGGTCTCTCGGCATGGAACTGGCTGTCGCTGCT TCAGCCAGCGACTTCTGCGCTTCCCCCGATACCTACATCACCAGGGTAACCAAGGAAAACGCTGTCATCAACCAAG ATATCCTGCAGTATTACCTGAGGTGCAGTCCTGGCCAAATTAATCCCTTCCAGCAG aggCTGTCAGGGAGTCACAAAGCATTGGTGGAGATGCAGGATGATGTGGCAGAGCTACTGAGATCAGCAACACGTGATTATGCCAACACCAag gggAGTCTCGAGCAAATCCAGTCTGTGCTGAATTCCACGGAGGTCGGTCTTCACCAGCTGACGGCTCTGGTCGACTGTCGCAGCCTCCACATG gACTACGTTCAGGCATTAACAGGCCTGTGTTATGACGGAGTCGAGGGTGTCATCTACCTGGTTCTCTTCTCCTTTGTCACTGCTCTGATGTTCTCCTCCATCGTGTGCAGTGTGCCACATACCTGGCCCGGCaagag GAGCCAGAACGCAAACTTTCAGAACCCTCGGTGTGAGAACACCCCCCTGATTGGCAGGGAGTCCCCTCCACCCTCT TACACCTCTAGTATGAGAGCGAAGTACCTGGCCACCAACCGACCGGACCAGAACCGACGCTCCGTTCCCAACGACCACCTGGACCCGGCTAGCCGGCCTCACCCCGCCGCCCGACCCCAGTCGTCAGTGCACTAA
- the ttyh3b gene encoding protein tweety homolog 3 isoform X1 — protein sequence MAAVVNYSPPWWVNLLHRLPHFNIEFQTVSSDFRPEDSEYQKSVLLLGAVALLCLGLDLLFLLFYSFWLCCRRRKSDESSHSHSHSQQQPSADCCCTAWCVIIATLVCSAGIAVGFYGNGESSDGANRLAYSLRHANRTVSGVEKLVSDSALALNQTVEENLVQLETAFQDQTDYVSIVQKLQGQLDELVRLMVDVPFWSNTDVSLEDLARKTEAFDFYRWMGYLGLLLFDVLICLLVLFGLIRNSRGTLIGVCLLGVLTLIISWGSLGMELAVAASASDFCASPDTYITRVTKENAVINQDILQYYLRCSPGQINPFQQRLSGSHKALVEMQDDVAELLRSATRDYANTKGSLEQIQSVLNSTEVGLHQLTALVDCRSLHMDYVQALTGLCYDGVEGVIYLVLFSFVTALMFSSIVCSVPHTWPGKRTDEEDGEDESAASRGGVHDNLYRVHMPSLYSCGSSYGSEASLPATAHTVSNAPVTEYMSQNANFQNPRCENTPLIGRESPPPSYTSSMRAKYLATNRPDQNRRSVPNDHLDPASRPHPAARPQSSVH from the exons ATGGCGGCCGTGGTGAACTACTCTCCTCCGTGGTGGGTGAACCTGCTTCACCGGCTGCCACATTTCAACATCGAGTTCCAGACGGTGAGCAGTGACTTCAGGCCCGAGGACTCCGAGTATCAAAAG TCCGTCTTGCTGCTCGGCGCCGTGGCCTTGCTGTGTTTGGGCCTGgacctcctctttctcctgttCTACTCTTTCTGGCTCTGCTGCCGGAGACGCAAGAGTGATGAATCCTCTCACTCCCATTCCCActcgcagcagcagccgagcgctgactgctgctgcacggCCTGGTGCGTCATCATCGCCACACTTGTCTGCAG CGCTGGCATCGCCGTGGGCTTCTACGGGAATGGAGAGTCGAGCGATGGAGCCAATCGTTTGGCGTACTCCCTCCGTCACGCCAACCGCACTGTGTCGGGGGTGGAGAAGCTG GTGTCTGACAGCGCCCTAGCCTTAAACCAGACCGTGGAGGAGAACCTGGTCCAGTTGGAGACGGCCTTCCAGGACCAGACCGACTACGTGTCCATCGTCCAGAAGCTGCAGGGCCAGCTGGATGAGCTGGTGAGGCTGATGGTGGACGTTCCCTTCTGGTCCAACACCGATGTGTCACTGGAGGACTTGGCCCGCAAGACTGAGGCTTTTGACTTTTACAG GTGGATGGGATACCTGGgcctgctgctgtttgatgtTCTCATCTGTCTCCTGGTGCTCTTCGGCTTGATTCGTAACTCCAGAGGAACTCTCATCGG AGTGTGTCTGCTGGGGGTTCTGACTCTGATCATCAGCTGGGGGTCTCTCGGCATGGAACTGGCTGTCGCTGCT TCAGCCAGCGACTTCTGCGCTTCCCCCGATACCTACATCACCAGGGTAACCAAGGAAAACGCTGTCATCAACCAAG ATATCCTGCAGTATTACCTGAGGTGCAGTCCTGGCCAAATTAATCCCTTCCAGCAG aggCTGTCAGGGAGTCACAAAGCATTGGTGGAGATGCAGGATGATGTGGCAGAGCTACTGAGATCAGCAACACGTGATTATGCCAACACCAag gggAGTCTCGAGCAAATCCAGTCTGTGCTGAATTCCACGGAGGTCGGTCTTCACCAGCTGACGGCTCTGGTCGACTGTCGCAGCCTCCACATG gACTACGTTCAGGCATTAACAGGCCTGTGTTATGACGGAGTCGAGGGTGTCATCTACCTGGTTCTCTTCTCCTTTGTCACTGCTCTGATGTTCTCCTCCATCGTGTGCAGTGTGCCACATACCTGGCCCGGCaagag GACggatgaggaagatggagaggacGAGTCGGCCGCCTCACGTGGCGGCGTGCACGATAACCTGTACCGCGTTCACATGCCCAGTCTCTACAGCTGTGGCTCCAGCTACGGTAGCGAAGCTAGCCTGCCCGCTACAGCCCACACTGTCAGCAATGCCCCCGTCACTGAATACAT GAGCCAGAACGCAAACTTTCAGAACCCTCGGTGTGAGAACACCCCCCTGATTGGCAGGGAGTCCCCTCCACCCTCT TACACCTCTAGTATGAGAGCGAAGTACCTGGCCACCAACCGACCGGACCAGAACCGACGCTCCGTTCCCAACGACCACCTGGACCCGGCTAGCCGGCCTCACCCCGCCGCCCGACCCCAGTCGTCAGTGCACTAA